gtgtgaagcgtttgtatggtctgtgcagagaggagagaacagggatagacagacacattagctaacgtcatagttAACATAGCTACTAGTACTAACGCGTTACTACAATAACACAGTACAGTGTAcagaaagcagtttagcagttacattgGCAGACCCAGGTGGCAATAActttataaaaccaaaagcttactttgacttggaagagtttcagtgttggatagccatagccagctagctaacacagcatccctctctgtttgagctgggtgttgGAGTAGGATACACTACAGTATGCCGGCCTATCAGTATGAAAATTATcctcacattaatatatacagtacactaccattcaaaagtttgggatcacttagatatttccttgttttttaaagaaaagcccatttttttgtccattaaaataacatcaaattgatcataaatacagtgtagacattgttaatgttgtaaatgatttttgtagctggaaacggcagattttttatggaatatctacataagcatacagaggctcattatcagcaaccatcactcctgtgttccaatggcatgttgtgttagctaatccaagtttatcattttaaaagggtaattgatcattagaaaacccttttgtaattatgttagcacagctgtaagctgttgtcctgattaaagatgcaataaaactgaccttctttagactggttgagtatctggagcatcagcatttgtgggcttgattacatgctcaaaatggccaaaagcaaagacctttcttctgaaactcatcagtctattcttgttctgagaaatgaaggttattccatacgagaaattgcaaagaaactgaagatctcgtaaaaTGCtgcgtactactcccttcacagaacagtgctaATTGGCTCTAACTAGAATTGAAAGAGGagtgggcctcccactcctctttctattctagttagagccaatttgcgctgagcaagaggacaagtacattagagtgtctagtttgagaaacaggcgcctcacaagtcctcaactggcagcttcattaaataatacccgcaaaacaccagtctcaacgtcaacagtgaagaggcgactccgggatgctggccttcaaggcagagttcctctgtccagtgtctgtgttattttgcccatcttaatatttaatttttattggccagtctgagatatgtctttttctttgcaactctgcctagaaggacagcatcccggagtcgcctcttcactgttgacgttgagacttgtgttttgcaggtactatttaatgaagctgccggttgaggacttgtgaggcgtctgtttctcaaactagacactctaatgtacttgtcctcttgctcagttgtgcaccggggcctcccactccgctTTTAATTCTGGTTAgaaccagtttgcgctgttctaacataattgcaaaagagttttctaatgatcaattagccttttaaaatgataaacttggattagctaacactcTCTCTTGGTCCTCCTTAATTTCAGAATGAATTAATTTGtacaaaactgttcaactaatgtctttctctctctttgagacaactatataccacattttatgcactgcaatactagctagctgtagcttatgctttcagtactagattaattctctggtCCTtggattgggtggacaacatatcAGGTCAtgttgcaagagctctgataggttggaggacgtcctctggaagttgtcataattactctgtaagtctatggaagtgggtgaccatgagcctcctaggttttgtattgaagtcaatgtacccagaggaggagagaagctagctgtcctccggctacatggtgctaccctacagaatgctgttgaggctactgtagactttcataggaaaacagtgtgttttaataaatgattTGGTGACTTGAATATATCTGGTATAGCTGGAAAACTTTTTGAATGTTTCgctattttatttttatgaaattcacggTCCTTTCCTTCCTCCTCTAAGGAGCATccactggtgtgcgtgtgtgtgtgcttgcgtgtctCAGCCCTttgacatttgtgtgtgtgtgtcttaaacATTCCAATGAGGTACAAGACAGAGCGTGTCCCTTTCCCCCTTGTGTGCCACATACAGTTAGTTGGTGTCATCCAcatacctcctctcctcacctacagcactcagcctctctcctcctctcctcacccacagcactcagcctctctcctcctctcctcacccacagccctcagcctctctcctcctctcttcacccACAGCACTCAgccttttccctcctctcctcacccacagccctcagcctctctcctcctctcttcacaAACAGCACTCagccgctctcctcctctcctcacacacagcactcagcctctctcctcctctcctcacccacagccctcagcctctctcctcctctcttcacccACAGCActcagcctctctcctcctctcctcacccacagcactcagcctctctcctcctctcctcacccacagccctcagcctctctcctcctctcttcacccACAGCActcagcctctctcctcctctcttcacacACAGCActcagcctctctcctcctctcttcacacACAGCACTCagcctctttcctcctctcctcacccacaGCACACAGcctagtccctctcctctcctcacccacagcactcagcctctctcctcctctcctcacccacagcactcagcctctctcctcctctcctcacccacagcactcagcctctctcctcctctcctcacccacagcactcagcctctctcctcctctcctcaacccACAGCACACAGcctagtccctctcctctcctcccctctgcctctcctcctctcctctctcccacacaaAACTCCTAcactcctcccctcctgtccttctctcctcttctttcctttcctctcctttccttctctcctcatcttctctcttctcctcctcctctcctcctcttctctcatctcctttcctctcctctcctcctcactcctcttctctccgcaCACATCCTAGTCTCAGTGGCTTGTGGTGATAATCTCTCTGTTCCCAGAAAGCCCTGGCTCCCCGCTGCTTGAGGCTCATCATCCCATATTATTACGCTTCCTCAATAGAAGCCTGTGGTTGCTATGGAAGCCAGCAGTAGCTCTGTTCTAGGCGCTGCCTGGAGAGTGTTAGACATAGAAATAGAATACCTAGAATGGATAAGATTTCCATTCTAGTTATTCTGTTGATGGCAATAGCTATATTTGGAGATAAACAGTCTCCACGATTTCTCAATGATTTCTTTGTGATATTTTGGAGCAAAAATGCACTGACGAGGGAAAACGTTTGTTGATATGTGGCTTGATTAAACCATATTATGAGGTAAATGTGTGGTGAGTGGTTGACATTGAGAGCCCTCTTATTGTACTGTGGTAAGTTGTATGCAATAACATTGTGAGGATTTTATTGTTTTATGCAATAACAttgtgtcacggctgttgaaagaggaggaccaaggtgcagagtggtgagcgtacattttctttaataaatcaaaatgacgccgaacaaaacaataaacattacaaaaacaaaccgtgaagctcaaaggctaagggccctaaacaaagtcaacttcccacaaacacaggtggaaaaaagggctacctaagtatggttctcaatcagagacaacgatagaccgctgcctctgattgagaaccatatccagccaaacacaaagaaatacacaacatagaacatagaatacccaccccaactcacgccctgaccaaccaaaatagagacataaaaaggatctctaaggtcagggcgtgacaccttgcGAGGATTTGACTGTTTTATGCAGAAATAGTTTATTTGTTTGTTATCTGCATCCCCATTAACTTTtgcagagacagtagatatgtatcctggggtccacaaaaaacacaacataacaagtaacaaaacactggtacactgatagacaaggacagtcacacaaatgTATATAGTGTGGTAAAATGTGCAAGCCCTCGCTTAATAAGCAGGACATTCTTGATGTTGCAACCCCCAAGAGTGAATGAATTAGCCCTGGATGTACCTCACTTTACAGTTACAGCAGCAGGCAGCCACTTACAGTATCATGCAAAGGTCAAAGAAATCCACTGGCATGAAATATTGAATACCTGAAGAACATTACATGGTGGAAATAGAGGGTGTTATTTTTACAGTCTGAATCTAGAGAAGACAGTAACTGTATTTTGAGACGGTTTAAGGTAATGAACATGGAAGTGTTTGGCAGCTTTGGAGGTATGGGGTTGTATTGGCATGTTTATTGAGTCTACTCTCCATTCCCTTTATTGtagtttttccaatgccagccCACTAAGCCGGATTAACACAGGCGTATATTTGCAATTCAGCTAAATGTAAATTTCACGGGATATATgtattttggtgtgtgtgtgtgtgtgtgtgtgtgtgtgtgtgtgtgtgtgtgtgtgtgtgtgtgtgtgtgtgtgtgtgtgtgtgtgtgtgtgtgtgtgtgtgtgtgtgtgtgtgtgtgtgtgtgtgtgtgttatatacaCTAATGTGCGTATCCCTTGTCTTCTGTATGTGGTTACCTTTTTGACACGAATCCAAGTCATACTACTGCCCcctgctgtaacagtgtgtaatCACAGGAGTTTAGACGCAGCATACACCTACAACACAGATTGTGCTAAACTAACCCCttattctcttctctcttcctcagaCTCTACGGACTGAAAGAGGAGAAACAGGACTTGTACAGAACTCATCACAGGAACAACTCTCTCTGAGGTCTGTCGGATCAGAAGCACGTGGGACTCCATTCTCTCCTCCTCAGTAGATTCTCTTTAGAAGCCCCACAGTGAAGGCAGAGTGATACCTTTGGACAATTGAAGCAAGCTCACACATTTGCCTCAGGAAATGTTCTGCTGCTGTTGTCCTCTGCCAGTCCATGTTGCTTCCGTGAGGACTCGGCCACTACAAAGTCTACAACTGAAGATATGTGGTTTTGTCATTTTCCTATGGAGCAATAAAGCCCAGCTGCCATGTTCACTTTATCACTGAGGGGATTCCCAAGTTATGGAGTTGTGTTGTGACACCGTGATGTCAGCATTAGAACAGCAGACTCAATGGAACTGCGCTGAGAGAGGGAATGCACCAGTCTGTATGGCTTAAACAGACCATAATATATCATTGCAATTCTCCCAACCAGAATTGGTCCCATTGCCTTCTCGGTCCTAGGAGTGTTGTCTTTTCCAAACCAATCAATGGAGGACACGTTGCGTTATTCTAAGGAGTGCATTCTTCTCAATaatgtaaacaaatccaaatgtaTCTGTTAATCTAGTAGGTATTGATGTGGTACACTTGACTTTTGCCCCTAAATACCTTCCTGAACAAACTGTAAAGTAGGACTACAAGTGAAGTCGGACTACAACTTTTGTTTTGGAGGACTACAACAGGAAGTTCAGTAGAACTATAACCCCCATTACCCACCATGGTGTTGCCGCAGCCAGACAAGCGCCATGTGTGCCTGACAACAATGGTGATCATGACCAGCATGGCCTTTATGGATGCCTACCTAGTAGAGCAGAACCAAGGGCCCAGGAAGGTAAGAGGCCATTTTTTATAGCTATAGTCTGTGATTCAAAAAGAATACAACTATTTATCATTAATTTAAAACTTTGAATTACAAAATGTTTTCAACTTTAATCAGTGATTTTACTGTTTTGACATCCTTAGTTTTTTGCATCTCTttcattgcctttcaattgtttgcTTTTAATGTATTTCAATATATTGTTTTACTGTAAAAACTGTGCTGTGATTTTAATGTTAGGTAAATAAAGTGCGATGTGTATTTGTAGATCGGGGTGTGCATAATCGTGCTGGTGGGAGACATCTGTTTCCTCATCGTGCTGCGCTATGTTGCGGTTTGGGTCGGGGCCGAGGTGAAAACTGCCAAGCGTGGCTACGCCATGATCCTCTGGTTCCTCTACATCTTCGTCCTGGAGATCAAACTCTACTTCGTCTtccaggtaggtagacaggtgggcCAGAAACCAGAGGGTCACGGGTTCGAATGGGCCGCTGTAATAGGAATTTCCAGCTGAACAAAAAGAAGAGCAGTCATCGATAAAGTCATTCTAAATCAATATGGTTTAATTACAATAATGCAGGGAGACACCTCCAGAACAGATGCATAGAATGTCTCTAACTGGCCTCTTAATATTCCAATCAGACAGCACCAAGTGTACTGTATACACCAGCCAGAGAGGCTGGTGATTGTCAGCTGCTACAGAATCACACAGTGTTTCACATAATACAATGATAATCAGTGTCCTCCGTCCTTGTACCTCCAGTCCAGCGTCAATCACTATCAACAGATATGAGTTTAATCCATAACATCTAGTCTAGTGACCATCAATCCGAGTGttacaaacacaaacagaacaCTTGGAATCATGTGTAGTAGAGAACGGGAAAACACAGAAATATGCTAAACATTGCGTTAAACACGCTAAACTGAATATGAACTTTATTCATTTTAAATATTCCCATTACAGCCGGCAACCGAAGTGTTGCTGGCATCAGTATCCCAGATACCTTCTCCTttcgttgtgcccttgagcaggatACTCCACCCCTAAACTGCTCCAGGGACGCTGCACTGTGGCTAACcgtggggtgtgtatgtgtgtgtattggctGGGTGGCGGGGAGGGGATGCTGCAACCTGATCTCATAGTTTCAAGTCGGGATTTGACAGGGCTGGATATTCACAGAAATCCATTTCAATATCTCTCTGACAATTAACAACAAAGAATGTCTTATATCTTCTAGAACTACAAGGCGGACAGAAAGAGCCTGGAGACGGTGGCCCGCAAGGCTCTAACCTTACTCCTCTCTGTGTGCGTCCCGGGGCTGTACCTGGTCCTTGTTGCTCTGGACAGCATGGAGTACGTGAGAACCTTCCGGAAGAAGGAGGACATGCGGGGGAGGCTGTTCTGGGTGGCCCTGGACCTGCTGGATGTTCTGGACATCCAGGCCAACCTGTGGGAGCCCCAGCGGACGGGCCTGCCCATCTGGGCCGAGGGACTGATGTTCTTCTACTGCTacatcctgctcctcatcctgccCTGCGTCTCCCTGTCTGAGATCAGTGTCCAGGGGGAGCACGTCTCTCCCCAGAAGATGATGCTGTACCCTGTTCTTAGTCTTGTTACCATAAACATAGTGACGATCTTGATCCGTGGGGTCAACATGGTGTTGTTCCAGGATAGTAGGGTTTCCACAATCTTCATAGGGAAGAACGTGGTGGCCATAGCCACGAAGGCCTGTACATTTCTGGAGTACAGGAGGCAGGTGAAGGAGTTCCCTCCACAGGACCCTAGCATGGCAGGTATAGCGTTAGAGCTGCAGCAAGGGAACTCTGTGGGTCACAGCCACGGGCACAACCAGACCCTGCCCAATGCCACCACTAGCCTCCCCGACGAACCCTCACCGACCGAGGTCATAGACACATGACCCTTGCCCATGGATAGTTACATCCTTTTCACACTGTAATGCCGAGCGGATCCATACTGTGATGGCTTGGGTATTTTTCTTTCACACTGTGCTTTCCAGCAACTACCAGCGCAGTACAGCTTGGCTTAgcttggctcagtagtgtgaaaagtgTGGCAAGTGTCTGATCCTGGGCAGAGCTAGACTGGACTAGACTTCTCAGAGCTCAGCTAGACTGGACTAGACTTCTCAGAGCACAGTATGACCCCGACTGTTTCCGTCCAATGGGGTGGCAGAAAGAAACACCATTTTTCACTGAGTACGCTCCAGCTCAGGAAAACGGCCCAGCGCCTTGCCAGCCAGCCTACCAGATGAACTGATGAGATCATTCTGATAAAGACTGATGTGTTTTTCTATTctattgtgtgtgtttctatACTTCTCTATGGtggactagcagacagacagacagacaaatacagGTGACCTCAGATACAAAGCCCAGCTCAGCTGACATGAGCTTATAGTCCACCTGTAACCAGACCTGGGtaaaaatactatttgaaataatttcaaatactttatctggacttaattgagcttgcctggcacaatggaaccaatggaatagtagCAAGACTGCAAACCacacccatctggcactccagacaggctagagcaaacactaaacgtttttttttacatttccagtagtacttgaacccaggtctcCTGTAAACTCCTTGTCCTTTTTGACTCACTGGGAATTTTTGTAATTCCAAGACAATGTTTTTAAGTGATGGTGTAATGCTGTAATTCTCTTTGTCATTTTAAAtatagatacagtaccagtcaaaagtttggacacacctactaattcaagggtttttctgtttttttactattttctacattgtagaataatattgaagacatcaaaactatagtagtaaccaaaaaagtgttaaacaaatcaaaatatattttatatcatagattcttcaaagcatccatccttttccttgatgacacctttgcacactcttggcattctctcaaccagcctcaggaggaattattttccaacagtcttgaaggagttcccacatatgctgaatacttgttgactgcttttccttcattctgcggtccaactcattccatacCATCGCAATTGGGTTTAGGTCtggtaattgtggaggccaggtcatctgatacagcactccatcactctcattggtcaaatagcccttacacagcctggaggtgtgttgggtcattatcctgttgaaaaacaaatgatagtcccactaagcccaaaccagatgtgatggcatatcgctgcagaatgctgtggtaaccatgctggttaagtgtgccttgaattctaaataaatcacagacagtgtcaccagcaaagcacccccacaccatcacatcctcctcctccatgattcacggtgggaaccacacatgcggagatcatccgttcaccttttctgcatctcacaaagacagatGAAACAGGTTTGAACTGGTTGTAACCtatatttggactcatcagaccaaaggactgatttccaccggtctaatgtccattgcttgtgtttcttggcccaagcaagtctcttcttattattagtattctttagtagtggtttctttaattcaattcgaccatgaaggcctgattcacacaggccttcatggtctcctctgaacagttgatattgagatgtatctgttacttgaactctgtgaaacatttatttgggttgcaatctaaagtgtagttaactctaatgaacttatcctcagcagcagaggtaactctgggtcttcctttcctgtggcggtcctcatgagagccagtttcatcatagggcttgatggtttttgcgactgcacatgaagaaacgttcaaaattCTTGAtattttctgcattgactgaacttcatgtcttaaagtaatgatggactgtcgtttctctttgcatatttgagtttttcttgctataatatggacttggtcttttaccaagtagggctatcttctgtataccccctaccttgtcacaacacaactgattgggtcaaatgcattaagaaggaaagaaattccacaaatgaacaagACACAccagttaattaaaatgcattccaggtgactacctcatgaagctggttgagagaatgccaagagtgtgcaaagctgtcgtcaaggctactttgaggaatctcaaatataacatatatttcgatttgttttatacttttttggttactacatgattccatgtgtgctatttcatagttttgatgtcttcccaattattctacaatgtagaaaacagttgaaaaaataaaaataacttgaatgagtaggtgtgtccaaacttttgactagtactctATATatgcatacagtatatataaatatatatatatatgtagacaCTGTCAATGAAGCAGCATTCATTTGAGGACTTCTATACTCTGTGAGAGAATTTCAGAGCGAGGATGGTTAGAGGGAAAcaaagagagggtgggagagggagggatggacggTGGGGTGGAAGAGAAGCAAGAATTGAGACAGGGAGCGAGTGAGAAACAGAACGATGGGAGGAAAATGGCTGGGGagagaagcagtgtgtgtgtgtttaatggagggatggagggacggaggATGGGTAAAGCTGCTTATTAGGTGTAAGCCTCTCAGAAGGGGATCCAATTTCCCTGCTATTGTGAGGCTTTTAAAGTACGAGACCAGACCGTTTGaatggtgtccatattaggacatcctTAGAGTCACAAGAAAGAGGTGTCAGACACCAGGGCCCGTatgtatcaagcatctcagagtaggagtgctggatCAGGATCAATTTGCCTTATAAATTTCAATGAATAAGATGAGGGACCTGATCCTACTGTAGTTCAGTACTCAGATACTTTGTGAATACTGGCTCTGACTAGATTCACCCCTTGTGACTCAGAGGTTGTTCCTAATATGGGCACTGTACATTAGGTGATTTGGAATCCTCTGTTTCCCTGAGCTCAGCACTATATATAGAATGAATAATAAAGAGGGCACACAGCCCCTATAGTTTCTCAATgtgtcttagtgtgtgtgtgtgtgtgtgtgtgtgtgtgtgtgtgtgtgtgtgtgtgtgtgtgtgtgtgtgtgtgtgtgtgtgtgtgtgtgtgtgtgtgtgtgtgtgtgtgtgtgtgtgtgtgtgttggggggggtggggggggggggggtgtttggcAGGAAACATGCATAATATTTAGCGTACTATTTAGCGTAAAACACCACACATTTGAACAACATTCAAATGACCATAGATGTGTTAAACTCAGAGATAATCACACAATGTCTTTACTTGTCATTTTAATGGAGGAAACAGAATACgctagtatgtggacacctgctcgtcaaacatctcattccaaaatcatgtgtattaatatggtgttggtccaccttttgctgctataacagcctcccctcttctgggaaggctttccactagatgttggaacattgctgcatggacttgcttctattcagccacaagagcattagtgagttcgggcactgatgttgggcgattaggccttgcTCGCTGTCAGCGTTCCAATTCCAAAGGtgctcgatggggttgaggtcagggctcgtgcaggccagtcaagttgttcctcaccgatctcgacaaaccatttctgcatggacctcgctttgtgcacggggcattgttatgctgaaacaggaaagtgccttccccaaactgttgccacaaagttagaagcacagaatcttctagaatgttattgtatgctgtagcattaaaaaTGTCCTTTCACtggaaggggcctagcccgaaccatgaaaaacagcctcagaccattattcctcctccaccaaactttacagttggcactatgcattggggcaggtagcgttctcctggcatccgccaaacccagattcgtgcATTGGACTtttagatggtgaagcgtgattcatcactccagagaacgcgtttccactgctccaaggtccaatggcggcgagctttacatcactccagccgacgcttggcattgtgcatggtgatcttaggcttgtgtgcggttgctcggccatagaaacccatttcatgaagttcccgatgaacagttcttgtgctgacgttgcttccagaggcagttttggaactcggtaatgagtgttgcaaccaaggacaaacGATTATACAGTACCATGACCCAGGCTATACAGTACCATGGCCCAGGCTATACAGTACCATGCCCCAGGCTATACA
This Salvelinus fontinalis isolate EN_2023a chromosome 16, ASM2944872v1, whole genome shotgun sequence DNA region includes the following protein-coding sequences:
- the tmem121aa gene encoding transmembrane protein 121 — encoded protein: MVLPQPDKRHVCLTTMVIMTSMAFMDAYLVEQNQGPRKIGVCIIVLVGDICFLIVLRYVAVWVGAEVKTAKRGYAMILWFLYIFVLEIKLYFVFQNYKADRKSLETVARKALTLLLSVCVPGLYLVLVALDSMEYVRTFRKKEDMRGRLFWVALDLLDVLDIQANLWEPQRTGLPIWAEGLMFFYCYILLLILPCVSLSEISVQGEHVSPQKMMLYPVLSLVTINIVTILIRGVNMVLFQDSRVSTIFIGKNVVAIATKACTFLEYRRQVKEFPPQDPSMAGIALELQQGNSVGHSHGHNQTLPNATTSLPDEPSPTEVIDT